The proteins below come from a single Thermopolyspora flexuosa genomic window:
- a CDS encoding short chain dehydrogenase, whose translation MRILLIGATGRLGSVLHTTLAGRGHEIVTASRTAGDIRCDITDPAQVAEMYDRAGPLDAVAVAAGKVPYGRVVDLGPDDYLAGFRGKVLGQIEVVRQGAARIAERGSFTLISGVLGRDPVVTASVAAMANGALEAFVRAAALELAPRRVNIVSPTVFTECADEFGDLFAGMEPVDLARVANAYVHSIEGAYTGRVYELG comes from the coding sequence ATGAGGATTCTGTTGATCGGCGCGACCGGACGGCTCGGCTCGGTGCTGCACACCACGCTCGCCGGGCGGGGCCACGAGATCGTCACCGCCTCCCGCACCGCGGGCGACATCCGCTGCGACATCACCGACCCCGCACAGGTCGCCGAGATGTACGACCGGGCCGGGCCGCTCGACGCGGTGGCCGTCGCGGCCGGCAAGGTGCCGTACGGGCGGGTCGTCGACCTGGGCCCCGACGACTACCTCGCCGGGTTCCGCGGCAAGGTGCTCGGCCAGATCGAGGTGGTGCGCCAGGGCGCGGCGCGGATCGCCGAGCGCGGCTCGTTCACGCTGATCAGCGGCGTGCTCGGCCGTGACCCGGTGGTCACCGCGAGCGTGGCCGCGATGGCGAACGGCGCGCTGGAGGCGTTCGTGCGGGCCGCCGCGCTCGAGCTCGCGCCGCGGCGGGTGAACATCGTCAGCCCGACCGTGTTCACCGAGTGCGCCGACGAGTTCGGCGACCTGTTCGCCGGGATGGAGCCGGTCGACCTGGCGCGGGTGGCCAACGCGTACGTGCACTCGATCGAGGGCGCGTACACGGGCCGGGTCTACGAGCTCGGCTAG
- a CDS encoding alpha/beta fold hydrolase: protein MTAFDHPEDLILPGGPVRLYRAGPAIGPPVVLLHGAMYDQAPLLWRHVMPLLAADRDVIAVDLPRHGGSRPWTGVLDQARLEQVLEAVLDHAGAERAHLVGLSMGGGLALGYALNRPGRVAGLVVCAPGGIDDVRPWQFLTWLCLRTPGLLRWSAVWLAAYPGLLRASLARSLAAGERTPGFAELVRIAEAEAQGKRRHRERAVDDWQITAYGPRRMRLNFLPRLPGLAVPSLWLWGRRDTLVGERAMRRAVAAAPGARLEIIEDAGHVAPLDRPEEFAGLVKDFLDGVDARRTG, encoded by the coding sequence GTGACCGCCTTCGACCACCCCGAGGACCTCATCCTGCCCGGCGGCCCGGTCCGCCTCTACCGCGCCGGGCCCGCGATCGGCCCGCCGGTCGTGCTGCTGCACGGCGCCATGTACGACCAGGCGCCGCTGCTGTGGCGGCACGTGATGCCCCTCCTCGCCGCCGACCGCGACGTGATCGCCGTCGACCTGCCCCGGCACGGCGGCTCCCGCCCGTGGACCGGCGTGCTCGACCAGGCCCGCCTGGAGCAGGTGCTCGAGGCCGTGCTCGACCACGCCGGGGCCGAACGGGCCCACCTCGTCGGCCTCTCCATGGGCGGCGGGCTCGCCCTCGGCTACGCGCTCAACCGGCCCGGCCGCGTCGCCGGGCTCGTCGTCTGCGCCCCGGGCGGCATCGACGACGTCCGCCCCTGGCAGTTCCTCACCTGGCTGTGCCTGCGCACGCCCGGCCTGCTGCGCTGGTCCGCCGTCTGGCTCGCCGCGTACCCGGGCCTGCTGCGCGCCTCCCTCGCCCGCTCGCTCGCCGCGGGCGAGCGTACCCCCGGTTTCGCCGAGCTGGTGCGCATCGCCGAGGCCGAGGCGCAGGGCAAGCGACGCCACCGGGAGCGCGCCGTCGACGACTGGCAGATCACCGCGTACGGCCCGCGCCGCATGCGGCTCAACTTCCTCCCCCGGCTGCCCGGGCTCGCCGTACCGTCGCTGTGGCTGTGGGGCCGCCGGGACACCCTGGTCGGCGAGCGGGCGATGCGCCGGGCCGTCGCCGCCGCGCCCGGCGCCCGCCTGGAAATCATCGAGGACGCCGGGCACGTGGCCCCGCTCGACCGGCCCGAGGAGTTCGCGGGCCTGGTGAAGGACTTCCTCGACGGGGTCGACGCCCGCCGTACCGGCTAG
- a CDS encoding TetR/AcrR family transcriptional regulator, translating into MPRPTIPDRANTILRHARELILAKGYDNTTMAEIARRTGISKGAVYLDFPSKEALLDALLARSVRALAAAVRARVEAAAAPVPLSALYRYALEALLADELMLAFYTSDAGVLGSYVRGKGPARYGPRMDWLTGHLAELRDAGLIRADVDVEAAATVLGVFAIGLVHASATVGPLSPDRLRSAIDALADLIATGWETGDPAASGDRARHAHLRLIEALDRQVGSPPETPEETT; encoded by the coding sequence ATGCCACGTCCGACGATCCCCGACCGGGCGAACACGATCCTGCGCCACGCCCGCGAGCTGATCCTCGCCAAGGGATACGACAACACCACGATGGCCGAGATCGCCCGCCGTACCGGGATCTCCAAGGGCGCCGTCTACCTGGACTTCCCGTCGAAGGAGGCGCTGCTCGACGCGCTGCTCGCCCGCTCGGTCCGCGCCCTCGCCGCGGCCGTGCGCGCCCGGGTGGAGGCCGCCGCGGCCCCGGTGCCGCTGTCCGCGCTCTACCGGTACGCCCTGGAGGCGCTGCTCGCCGACGAGCTCATGCTCGCCTTCTACACCTCCGACGCCGGCGTGCTCGGCTCGTACGTGCGCGGCAAGGGCCCGGCCCGGTACGGCCCGCGCATGGACTGGCTCACCGGCCACCTCGCCGAGCTGCGCGACGCCGGCCTGATCCGCGCGGACGTGGACGTGGAGGCCGCCGCCACGGTGCTCGGCGTGTTCGCGATCGGCCTCGTCCACGCCTCGGCCACCGTCGGCCCCCTCTCCCCCGACCGCCTGAGGTCGGCCATCGACGCCCTCGCCGACCTCATCGCCACCGGCTGGGAGACCGGCGACCCGGCCGCGTCCGGCGACCGTGCCCGCCACGCCCACCTGCGCCTCATCGAGGCGCTCGACCGCCAGGTCGGCTCACCGCCCGAAACCCCCGAGGAGACGACGTGA
- a CDS encoding biotin transporter BioY has translation MRADEPVSPPPGETPGPRSEDGGRDGARGRALRALATADLARVGVFAALIAVLGLPGAINAFGNAVPITLQTFGVMLAGAILGRWRGALAVAVLLVLVAAGLPLLAGGRGGLGAFTAPSAGFLIGWLPGAAVTGWIVERGGRTPGLVRLIAACAIGGVAVVYLFGIPIQAAIMGISLGEAAVLSAVFLPGDVIKVVLAALVVRGTQRAYPDAIPAVREERLRAARGR, from the coding sequence ATGAGAGCTGACGAACCGGTGTCACCGCCGCCCGGCGAGACGCCCGGGCCGCGCTCGGAGGACGGGGGACGCGACGGGGCACGCGGCCGGGCGCTGCGCGCGCTCGCGACCGCCGACCTGGCGCGGGTCGGCGTGTTCGCCGCGCTGATCGCCGTTCTCGGCCTGCCCGGCGCGATCAACGCGTTCGGCAACGCCGTGCCGATCACGCTGCAGACGTTCGGCGTCATGCTCGCCGGGGCGATCCTCGGGCGGTGGCGGGGCGCGCTCGCCGTCGCCGTGCTGCTCGTGCTCGTCGCGGCCGGGCTCCCGCTGCTCGCCGGCGGCCGCGGCGGCCTCGGCGCGTTCACCGCCCCGTCCGCGGGCTTCCTCATCGGCTGGCTGCCCGGCGCGGCGGTCACCGGCTGGATCGTGGAGCGCGGCGGCCGCACTCCGGGCCTGGTACGGCTGATCGCCGCCTGCGCGATCGGCGGGGTCGCGGTGGTCTACCTGTTCGGCATCCCCATCCAGGCCGCGATCATGGGGATCTCGCTCGGCGAGGCCGCGGTGCTCAGCGCCGTCTTCCTCCCCGGCGACGTGATCAAGGTGGTGCTCGCCGCGCTCGTGGTGCGCGGCACCCAGCGCGCCTACCCCGACGCGATCCCCGCCGTGCGCGAGGAGCGGCTGCGGGCCGCCCGGGGGCGTTGA
- a CDS encoding class I adenylate-forming enzyme family protein yields the protein MPVAAQVLRHAQATPARLAVQGPHGGLDYAALARRARAGAHHLAARGTRPGTLVAISLADPVEQLVAVLAADLARATPLLCDPAWPAGRRARIMAALPAALHVAEPLAAAPSARAAAPAEIAPRPDDLAWANFSSGSTGRPRAVIRTRASWLGSFPHLNAITGIGPGDVLLVPGPLVSSLYGFAAVHALATGATALVLGRWSPGTLPDLLRTATAVHLVPNHLPAVLDALAEAGGPLRVAIAGGAHLPAETRARAEAAGVRVVAYYGATELSFVAVDADGTGLRPFPGVEIEVRPHPEAGHGLGEVWVRSPWLSAGYAGGAPGPLRADAGGWMTVGDLAEPYRAGEPLRVRGRGDGAIQVGGATVVPEDVEAVLRRAPGVRDVVVVGAPHPRLGAVVAAVIETGGGPVRRAALEAAARDGLDPAQRPRRWYVTPALPRTPTGKPARALVASRLADGDPAIEPLA from the coding sequence ATGCCGGTCGCCGCACAGGTGCTGCGCCACGCCCAGGCCACCCCCGCCCGGCTCGCCGTACAGGGCCCGCACGGCGGGCTCGACTACGCCGCGCTCGCCCGCCGCGCCCGGGCCGGGGCGCACCACCTGGCCGCGCGCGGCACGCGGCCCGGCACGCTCGTCGCGATCAGCCTCGCCGACCCGGTCGAGCAGCTCGTCGCGGTGCTCGCCGCCGACCTGGCGCGCGCCACGCCGCTGCTGTGCGACCCCGCCTGGCCCGCCGGGCGCCGCGCCCGGATCATGGCCGCGCTCCCGGCCGCCCTGCACGTGGCCGAGCCGCTGGCCGCGGCACCCTCGGCGCGGGCGGCCGCACCGGCGGAGATCGCACCCCGCCCGGACGACCTCGCCTGGGCGAACTTCAGCTCGGGCAGCACCGGCAGGCCACGCGCGGTGATCCGCACCCGGGCCTCCTGGCTCGGCTCGTTCCCGCACCTCAACGCGATCACCGGCATCGGCCCCGGCGACGTGCTGCTCGTCCCCGGCCCGCTCGTCTCCTCGCTGTACGGCTTCGCCGCGGTGCACGCCCTCGCCACCGGCGCGACCGCCCTCGTGCTCGGCCGCTGGTCCCCGGGAACGCTCCCGGACCTGCTGCGCACCGCGACCGCCGTGCACCTCGTGCCGAACCACCTGCCCGCCGTGCTCGACGCGCTCGCGGAGGCGGGCGGCCCGCTGCGGGTCGCGATCGCGGGCGGGGCGCACCTGCCCGCCGAGACCCGGGCGAGGGCCGAGGCGGCCGGGGTGCGGGTGGTCGCCTACTACGGCGCGACCGAGCTGTCCTTCGTCGCCGTGGACGCCGACGGCACCGGCCTGCGCCCCTTCCCCGGCGTCGAGATCGAGGTGCGCCCGCACCCGGAGGCGGGCCACGGCCTCGGCGAGGTGTGGGTGCGCTCGCCCTGGCTCTCCGCCGGCTACGCCGGGGGCGCCCCGGGGCCGCTGCGGGCCGACGCCGGCGGCTGGATGACCGTGGGCGACCTCGCCGAGCCGTACCGGGCGGGGGAGCCGCTGCGGGTGCGGGGCCGCGGCGACGGCGCGATCCAGGTCGGCGGGGCGACCGTGGTGCCCGAGGACGTGGAGGCGGTGCTGCGGCGCGCGCCCGGCGTGCGGGACGTGGTGGTGGTCGGCGCGCCCCACCCCCGCCTCGGCGCGGTCGTGGCCGCCGTGATCGAGACCGGCGGCGGCCCGGTACGGCGAGCCGCGCTGGAGGCCGCCGCGCGCGACGGCCTCGACCCGGCGCAGCGGCCCCGCCGCTGGTATGTGACGCCCGCGCTGCCGCGCACCCCCACCGGGAAGCCCGCGCGGGCCCTGGTCGCGTCCCGGCTCGCCGACGGCGACCCCGCCATCGAACCGCTGGCATGA
- a CDS encoding thiolase family protein, with protein sequence MTEIEHTTPVVVAARRTPIGTAGHALRDVPVDRLAAPVIATVAEDVAGLGLEVADVVLGNCTGPGGNVARVCALAAGLGYGVPGLTVDRQCGSGLAAILVAAQAVRAGEMDLVIAGGVESASTAPVRAHRGPDGAAAEPYTRAPFAPPGFPDPDMGPAAEALAAARGVTRERQDAYALRSHARALAARDAGRFAKEIVPVEGLTADQRPRRLRAASLARLPAAFVPGGTVTAGNSSPVSDGAAAVAIVPERLRAGMPGLRLVAGAVVGCDPALPGWGPVPAVRRVLDRAGVTLDRVAAVEIVEAFAAQVLAVTDALGLDPLGADDDRVCADGGAIALGHPWGATGAVVVTRLFSRLVGSGAPPGTLGLATAAVGGGLGVAALFEVV encoded by the coding sequence GTGACCGAGATCGAGCACACCACGCCGGTGGTGGTCGCCGCGCGGCGCACCCCGATCGGCACCGCCGGGCACGCGCTGCGGGACGTCCCGGTGGACCGGCTCGCCGCGCCGGTGATCGCCACGGTCGCCGAGGACGTCGCCGGCCTCGGGCTCGAGGTGGCCGACGTGGTGCTCGGCAACTGCACCGGCCCCGGCGGCAACGTGGCCCGGGTCTGCGCGCTCGCCGCCGGCCTCGGGTACGGCGTGCCCGGCCTCACCGTGGACCGGCAGTGCGGCAGCGGCCTGGCGGCCATCCTCGTCGCCGCCCAGGCGGTGCGCGCCGGCGAGATGGACCTGGTGATCGCGGGCGGCGTGGAGAGCGCCTCCACCGCGCCGGTCCGCGCCCACCGCGGCCCGGACGGCGCCGCGGCCGAGCCGTACACCCGGGCGCCGTTCGCCCCGCCCGGCTTCCCCGACCCGGACATGGGCCCGGCGGCCGAGGCGCTCGCCGCCGCGCGCGGGGTGACCCGGGAACGCCAGGACGCCTACGCGCTGCGCAGCCACGCCCGCGCGCTCGCCGCCCGGGACGCGGGCCGGTTCGCCAAGGAGATCGTGCCGGTCGAGGGTCTCACCGCCGACCAGCGGCCGCGGCGGCTGCGCGCGGCGTCGCTGGCCCGGCTGCCCGCCGCGTTCGTGCCGGGCGGTACCGTGACGGCCGGGAACAGCTCGCCGGTGAGCGACGGCGCGGCCGCGGTGGCGATCGTGCCGGAACGGCTGCGCGCGGGCATGCCCGGGCTGCGGCTGGTGGCCGGCGCGGTGGTGGGCTGCGACCCGGCGCTGCCCGGCTGGGGCCCGGTGCCCGCGGTGCGGCGGGTGCTCGACCGGGCCGGGGTGACGCTCGACCGGGTCGCCGCGGTGGAGATCGTGGAGGCGTTCGCCGCCCAGGTGCTCGCGGTCACCGACGCGCTCGGCCTCGACCCGCTCGGCGCGGACGACGACCGGGTGTGCGCGGACGGCGGGGCGATCGCGCTCGGGCACCCGTGGGGCGCGACCGGCGCGGTGGTGGTGACCCGGCTGTTCTCCCGGCTCGTCGGCTCCGGCGCGCCGCCCGGCACGCTGGGGCTGGCGACCGCGGCGGTGGGCGGCGGGCTCGGCGTGGCGGCGCTGTTCGAGGTGGTGTGA
- a CDS encoding energy-coupling factor ABC transporter ATP-binding protein, which produces MIEFTDVHLRLGERDVLCGVTARLTERRVGVIGANGSGKSTLARLINGLALPTSGTVTVGGLDTRRHAARIRRRVGFVFTDPDAQIVMPTVAEDVAFSLRRRGVPKAEIDRRVQEVLARYGLEEHADRPAHHLSGGEKQLLALCSVLVLEPEIIVMDEPTTLLDLRHSRRIAALVRELPQQVVVVTHDLPLLADFDRVLVLDQGKIVADADPATAIGHYRALLS; this is translated from the coding sequence GTGATCGAGTTCACCGACGTGCATCTGCGGCTGGGGGAGCGCGACGTGCTGTGCGGGGTCACGGCGCGGCTCACCGAGCGCCGGGTCGGCGTGATCGGCGCGAACGGCTCCGGCAAGAGCACGCTCGCCCGGCTCATCAACGGCCTCGCCCTGCCCACCTCGGGCACGGTCACCGTGGGCGGCCTCGACACCCGGCGGCACGCCGCCCGCATCCGCCGCCGGGTCGGGTTCGTGTTCACCGACCCGGACGCGCAGATCGTCATGCCGACCGTCGCCGAGGACGTGGCGTTCTCGCTGCGCCGCCGCGGCGTGCCGAAGGCGGAGATCGACCGCCGGGTGCAGGAGGTGCTCGCCCGGTACGGCCTGGAGGAGCACGCCGACCGGCCCGCCCACCACCTGTCCGGCGGCGAGAAGCAGCTGCTCGCGCTCTGCTCGGTGCTCGTCCTCGAACCGGAGATCATCGTGATGGACGAGCCGACCACGCTGCTCGACCTGCGCCACTCCCGCAGGATCGCCGCGCTCGTGCGCGAGCTGCCCCAGCAGGTGGTCGTGGTCACCCACGACCTGCCGCTGCTGGCGGACTTCGACCGGGTGCTCGTGCTCGACCAGGGCAAGATCGTCGCCGACGCGGACCCGGCCACCGCGATCGGCCACTACCGGGCGCTGCTGTCGTGA
- a CDS encoding CbiQ family ECF transporter T component, whose protein sequence is MRHLTGVYVPGDSVLHRMPAGAKLLGLLAAGTALLLLGSPVALAVAAAAVALLYAVAGVGAAAAWAQIRPLRWFAPLLFAFQLAVAGLEGAVTVTLRVVLAVALAGLVTLTTRTTVMLACLERALAPARYVGLDPFRLSLLLSLTLRSVPVIADLATRVREAQKARGVERSLRAFAVPLVVGALRYADALGEALSARGLDD, encoded by the coding sequence GTGAGGCACCTAACCGGCGTCTACGTCCCCGGCGACTCGGTGCTGCACCGCATGCCCGCCGGGGCGAAGCTGCTCGGCCTGCTCGCCGCCGGTACGGCACTGCTGCTGCTCGGCTCGCCGGTCGCGCTCGCCGTGGCAGCCGCGGCCGTGGCGCTGCTGTACGCGGTGGCCGGGGTGGGCGCGGCCGCGGCGTGGGCGCAGATCCGGCCGCTGCGCTGGTTCGCCCCGCTGCTGTTCGCCTTCCAGCTCGCCGTGGCAGGCCTGGAGGGCGCGGTCACCGTCACGCTGCGCGTGGTGCTCGCCGTGGCGCTCGCCGGGCTGGTCACCCTCACCACCCGCACCACGGTGATGCTCGCCTGCCTGGAACGCGCCCTCGCCCCCGCACGGTACGTCGGCCTCGACCCGTTCCGGCTGTCGCTGCTGCTGTCGCTCACCCTGCGCAGCGTCCCGGTGATCGCCGACCTCGCCACCCGGGTCCGGGAGGCGCAGAAGGCCAGGGGCGTGGAACGCAGCCTGCGGGCGTTCGCCGTACCGCTCGTGGTCGGCGCGCTGCGCTACGCGGACGCCCTCGGCGAGGCGCTGAGCGCCCGTGGCCTGGACGACTGA
- a CDS encoding signal peptidase II, with translation MFLWVLGIAAMLVVVDQATKWWAESALSNGEVIDVIGDWIQFRLIYNSGAAFSIGAEHTWVFAIASAVVVVVVTWIARRVRSRPWAVSLGLVLGGATTHLLDRLLREPGFARGRVVDFIDYFDLFIGNVADIALVGGIAWAALLHLRGIELDGTRAGEGGEAADTADTAES, from the coding sequence GTGTTCCTGTGGGTTCTGGGCATTGCGGCCATGCTGGTGGTGGTCGATCAGGCCACCAAGTGGTGGGCGGAATCGGCGCTGTCCAACGGAGAGGTCATCGACGTGATCGGGGACTGGATCCAGTTCCGCCTGATCTACAACTCCGGGGCGGCGTTCTCCATAGGCGCGGAACACACCTGGGTGTTCGCGATCGCGTCCGCCGTCGTGGTGGTGGTCGTGACGTGGATCGCCCGCCGGGTGCGGAGTCGGCCGTGGGCGGTCTCGCTGGGGCTGGTGCTCGGCGGCGCGACCACGCACCTGCTCGACCGGCTGCTGCGGGAGCCGGGGTTCGCCCGTGGCCGGGTGGTCGACTTCATCGACTACTTCGACCTGTTCATCGGCAACGTCGCGGACATCGCGCTGGTCGGCGGGATCGCCTGGGCGGCCCTGCTCCACCTGCGCGGGATCGAGCTCGACGGCACGCGGGCCGGCGAGGGCGGGGAGGCCGCGGACACGGCGGACACGGCCGAGAGCTGA
- a CDS encoding VanW family protein: protein MTTRRFGRWPIVVGAVLAVLVACYAVPAVVLAGEIPPRTTVAGVDIGGYSPESAERVLARELQDEATRPLILRAGKKTLRLSPRQAGLSIDTAATVADAEGSLSPAGVAKALFGSNEVRLRVKVDRERLDAAIANLAKRIDVAPRNGAIRFVGTSPRVTQPRNGIALDREAAAQAIIDAYPLQREVTLPTKVVPPQVSAAAVRRAAATARRAVAGPITLTNGGRSATVTPEMIAQNLRFVPDGKGGLRPRFNAKKVATEVQDKLVDGAQAPKDASFRIVKGKPVVVPHRVGLGVDAGALQKDVEQLITGGGSRTVQVSLTKAQPALTTEKARKLGIREKVSSYTTYYPCCPPRVTNIHRIADILNGHLVMPGETFSLNGIVGRRDKARGFVEAPMILNGRFVNDVGGGISQFVTTMFNAVFFGGFEDVQHTPHMYYISRYPAGRESTVSYPQPDFRWRNDSPYGVLITTSYTNTSVTVTFWSTKRYDIESQSSGRYNIQPYKTLTDSGPDCIPMEGAEGFSIDVWRIFKKNGKEVRREKFHTVYAPEPKLTCEKEKKE, encoded by the coding sequence GTGACAACACGCCGATTCGGACGCTGGCCGATCGTCGTGGGCGCCGTGCTCGCCGTGCTCGTCGCCTGCTACGCGGTCCCCGCCGTGGTGCTGGCGGGGGAGATCCCGCCCCGCACCACCGTCGCCGGGGTCGACATCGGCGGCTACTCGCCGGAGAGCGCCGAGCGCGTCCTCGCCCGCGAGCTGCAGGACGAGGCCACGCGGCCGCTCATCCTCCGGGCCGGGAAGAAGACGCTCCGGCTGTCGCCCCGCCAGGCCGGGCTCTCCATCGACACCGCGGCGACCGTCGCCGACGCCGAGGGCTCGCTCTCCCCGGCCGGGGTCGCCAAGGCCCTGTTCGGGAGCAACGAGGTACGGCTGCGCGTGAAGGTCGACCGCGAGCGCCTCGACGCCGCGATCGCGAACCTCGCCAAGCGCATCGACGTCGCCCCGCGCAACGGCGCCATCCGGTTCGTGGGCACCAGCCCGCGCGTGACCCAGCCCCGCAACGGGATCGCGCTCGACCGGGAGGCCGCCGCGCAGGCGATCATCGACGCCTACCCGCTGCAGCGGGAGGTGACCCTCCCCACCAAGGTGGTGCCCCCGCAGGTGTCGGCCGCCGCGGTACGGCGGGCCGCCGCGACCGCGCGCCGGGCCGTCGCCGGGCCGATCACGCTCACCAACGGCGGCCGCAGCGCCACGGTCACCCCCGAGATGATCGCGCAGAACCTGCGCTTCGTGCCGGACGGCAAGGGCGGCCTGCGCCCGCGGTTCAACGCGAAGAAGGTCGCCACCGAGGTGCAGGACAAGCTCGTCGACGGCGCGCAGGCGCCCAAGGACGCGTCCTTCAGGATCGTGAAGGGCAAGCCGGTCGTGGTGCCGCACCGCGTCGGGCTGGGCGTGGACGCCGGGGCGCTCCAGAAGGACGTGGAGCAGCTGATCACCGGCGGCGGGAGCCGTACCGTCCAGGTGTCGCTCACCAAGGCGCAGCCCGCGCTCACCACCGAGAAGGCGCGCAAGCTCGGCATCCGGGAGAAGGTGTCGTCGTACACCACCTACTACCCGTGCTGCCCGCCGCGGGTGACGAACATCCACCGCATCGCCGACATCCTCAACGGGCACCTCGTCATGCCGGGCGAGACGTTCTCGCTGAACGGCATCGTCGGCAGGCGGGACAAGGCCCGCGGCTTCGTCGAGGCGCCGATGATCCTTAACGGCCGGTTCGTCAACGACGTCGGCGGCGGCATCAGCCAGTTCGTGACCACCATGTTCAACGCCGTGTTCTTCGGCGGCTTCGAGGACGTGCAGCACACGCCGCACATGTACTACATCTCCCGCTACCCGGCGGGCCGCGAGTCCACGGTGTCCTACCCGCAGCCGGACTTCCGGTGGCGCAACGACTCGCCGTACGGCGTGCTCATCACCACGTCCTACACGAACACCTCGGTGACCGTCACGTTCTGGAGCACCAAGCGGTACGACATCGAGTCGCAGAGCTCCGGCCGGTACAACATCCAGCCGTACAAGACGCTCACCGACTCCGGGCCCGACTGCATCCCGATGGAGGGCGCCGAGGGGTTCTCCATCGACGTGTGGCGGATCTTCAAGAAGAACGGCAAGGAGGTCCGCCGGGAGAAATTCCACACCGTGTACGCCCCCGAGCCCAAGCTCACCTGCGAGAAGGAGAAGAAGGAGTAG
- a CDS encoding CAP domain-containing protein has protein sequence MSAAQAQTPAVTPNPTPTPTPTATATPGTDAQACKVAVTRLVSSRTAIRGTVERTGCEEPTILRAELRFERFGPDRVVKRAKRTLRADGALNFAVRCTLRTRSFYVVVTDSDGNFAKSEPIRLRCGSTTGFDNRTGAGNNNGAGNGTGNGSNNGNAGTGGSTGGSGNTGGSKAIGTAAEQEVIRLTNQHRQAAGCNPLTPDAALRTAALNHSKLMAQQNRMEHQLPGEPSFVERIKAAGFSPLSSAAENIAAGHPNAAAVVDAWMKSSGHRANILNCNLTHIGVGVAEGSGGKLFWTQNFARH, from the coding sequence ATGTCCGCCGCCCAGGCGCAGACCCCAGCCGTGACCCCTAATCCGACCCCGACCCCCACCCCGACCGCCACCGCCACCCCGGGAACGGACGCGCAGGCGTGCAAGGTCGCCGTGACCCGCCTGGTGTCCTCGCGCACCGCGATCCGCGGCACGGTGGAGCGCACCGGGTGTGAGGAACCCACCATCCTGCGCGCCGAGCTCCGGTTCGAGCGGTTCGGCCCGGACCGGGTCGTCAAGCGCGCCAAGCGGACCCTGCGCGCGGACGGGGCGCTGAACTTCGCCGTACGCTGCACCCTGCGGACGCGCTCGTTCTACGTCGTCGTCACCGACAGCGACGGCAACTTCGCCAAGTCCGAGCCGATCCGCCTGCGCTGCGGCTCGACCACGGGCTTCGACAACCGCACCGGGGCCGGCAACAACAACGGCGCCGGCAACGGCACCGGCAACGGCTCGAACAACGGCAACGCGGGCACCGGCGGCAGCACGGGCGGCTCGGGGAACACGGGCGGCTCCAAGGCGATCGGCACCGCCGCCGAGCAGGAGGTCATCCGGCTCACCAACCAGCACCGCCAGGCGGCGGGCTGCAACCCGCTGACCCCGGACGCGGCGCTGCGCACGGCCGCCCTCAACCACTCCAAGCTGATGGCGCAGCAGAACCGCATGGAGCACCAGCTGCCCGGTGAGCCGAGCTTCGTGGAGCGCATCAAGGCGGCCGGGTTCTCGCCGCTCAGCTCCGCCGCGGAGAACATCGCCGCCGGCCACCCGAACGCCGCGGCGGTCGTGGACGCCTGGATGAAGAGCTCCGGCCACCGCGCCAACATCCTCAACTGCAACCTCACCCACATCGGCGTCGGCGTGGCGGAGGGCTCGGGCGGCAAGCTCTTCTGGACGCAGAACTTCGCCCGCCACTGA
- a CDS encoding DUF1918 domain-containing protein codes for MKAAVGDQIVIESMHLDEPRRIGTIVALRHEDGSPPYVVRWEGQEHETLVFPGPDARIVARHPA; via the coding sequence ATGAAGGCAGCAGTCGGCGACCAGATCGTGATCGAGAGCATGCATCTGGACGAGCCGCGCCGGATTGGGACGATCGTGGCGCTGCGCCACGAGGACGGCTCGCCGCCCTACGTCGTCCGCTGGGAGGGCCAGGAGCACGAGACCCTCGTCTTCCCGGGGCCCGACGCCCGCATCGTGGCGCGTCACCCGGCCTGA